One window of Mustela lutreola isolate mMusLut2 chromosome 13, mMusLut2.pri, whole genome shotgun sequence genomic DNA carries:
- the LOC131813660 gene encoding N6-adenosine-methyltransferase catalytic subunit-like produces MTREDVGHKKQLDSLRERLQRRQKQDSGHLDLRNPEAALSPTFRSDSPLPTAPTSGGPQPSTASAVPELATDPELEKKLLHHLSDLALTLPTDAVSIRLAISTPDAPATQDGVESLLQKFAAQELIEVKRGLLQDDAHPTLVTYADHSKLSAMMGAVAEKKGPGEVTGTITGQKRCAEQNSATVAAFASSLASGLASSASEAAKEPTKKSRKHAASDVDLEIESLLNQESTKEQQSKKVSQEILELLNTTTAKEQSIVEKFRSRGRAQVQEFCDYGTKEECMKASDADQPCRKLHFRRIINKHTDESLGDCSFLNICFHMDTCKYVHYEIDACMDSEAPGSKDHTPSQELALTQSVGGDSNADRLFPPQWICCDIRYLDVSILGKFAVVMADPPWDIHMELPYGTLTDDEMRRLNIPVLQDDGFLFLWVTGRAMELGRESLNLWGYERVDEIIWVKTNQL; encoded by the exons ATGACTAGGGAG GATGTCGGACACAAAAAGCAGCTAGACTCGCTGCGAGAGAGGTTGCAGCGGAGGCAGAAGCAGGACTCCGGGCACTTGGATCTACGAAATCCAGAGGCAGCACTGTCTCCCACCTTCCGCAGTGACAGCCCGTTGCCTACTGCACCCACTTCTGGTGGCCCTCAGCCCAGCACAGCTTCAGCAGTTCCTGAGCTAGCTACAGACCCTGAATTAGAGAAGAAATTGCTACACCACCTCTCTGATCTGGCCTTAACATTGCCCACTGATGCTGTGTCCATCCGTCTTGCCATCTCCACGCCAGATGCCCCTGCCACTCAAGATGGGGTAGAAAGCCTCCTACAGAAGTTTGCAGCTCAGGAGCTGATTGAGGTAAAACGAGGTCTCTTACAAGATGACGCACATCCCACTCTTGTGACCTATGCTGATCATTCCAAACTCTCTGCCATGATGGGCGCTGTGGCAGAAAAGAAGGGCCCTGGGGAGGTAACAGGGACTATCACAGGGCAGAAGCGGTGTGCAGAGCAGAACTCAGCCACAGTAGCTGCCTTTGCTAGCTCTTTGGCCTCTGGCCTGGCCTCTTCAGCATCAGAAGCAGCCAAGGAGCCAACCAAGAAATCGAGGAAACATGCTGCCTCGGATGTTGATCTGGAGATAGAGAGCCTTCTGAACCAAGAGTCTACTAAGGAACAACAGAGCAAGAAGGTCAGTCAGGAGATCCTAGAGCTATTAAACACAACAACAGCCAAGGAACAGTCCATTGTTGAAAAGTTTCGATCACGAGGTCGGGCCCAAGTACAGGAGTTCTGTGACTATGGAACCAAGGAGGAGTGCATGAAAGCCAGTGATGCTGACCAGCCCTGCCGCAAGCTGCACTTCAGACGAATTATCAATAAACACACTGATGAATCATTAGGTGACTGCTCTTTCCTTAACATATGTTTCCACATGGACACCTGCAAATATGTTCACTATGAAATTGATGCTTGCATGGATTCTGAGGCTCCTGGGAGCAAAGACCATACACCTAGCCAAGAGCTTGCTCTTACACAGAGTGTTGGAGGGGACTCCAATGCAGATCGACTCTTCCCTCCTCAGTGGATCTGTTGTGATATCCGCTACTTGGATGTCAGTATCTTGGGCAAGTTTGCAGTTGTGATGGCTGACCCACCCTGGGATATTCACATGGAGCTGCCCTATGGGACCCTGACAGATGATGAGATGCGCAGGCTCAATATACCAGTACTGCAGGATGatggctttctcttcctctgggtcACAGGCAGGGCCATGGAGTTGGGCAGAGAGAGTCTGAACCTCTGGGGTTACGAACGGGTAGATGAAATTATCTGGGTGAAGACAAATCAACTGTAG